A DNA window from Gasterosteus aculeatus chromosome 16, fGasAcu3.hap1.1, whole genome shotgun sequence contains the following coding sequences:
- the LOC120833820 gene encoding alpha-1,6-mannosylglycoprotein 6-beta-N-acetylglucosaminyltransferase A-like, which yields MRKVTNTLWRSLWTLLGIGVIWVLSLSYFILSDAHQEDVGVTGPHRPRWLGQAEEQSPKVTLPPSLRDHQQQIQSLQIQIEAEKEKGRLKDEMIGHLRSDELQLHQQVAHMEKLVKLQEEKKVKTDYREEFLTLQIKMAEAEKEKERLKDEIIEDLRSDKLQLHQHIAHMEKLIELKAVKEEDEVEIAKERCSLPPLDGFPDCKAKLEWMKVSWRSDPCYSRYGVNGSLCSFLIYLSEIESWCPLLPGRVIPADEENLEEDTGPAVVRGNLSDLYSSLQKRVEFRWIHQRIVSMEEIWVEAGRSLSAKYNVTGRKAKQILVYPGALTSESGFRIAEAAFSGGPLGELVQWSDLISTLYILGHHLHFSVSKLDLRQFLAFEGSCPTRHSEIEASLIYTDIVGLKQIQEVLKASRVNYRCKLRILDTFGTEPDFNHVTWAQKHNLNGPFGGLNLIPMQFYTMFPHTPDNTFLGFVVQHQLSAKETERLNSTKRQNQALVYGKRHTFWEGKEAYLDVIHKHMEVHGTVDHSASIPSYVINHGIIKGSEVQVLLRQSKVFVGLSFPYEGPAPLEAIANGCVFLNPKLDPPRSSLNTQFFKGKPNIREVTSQNPYAEAIGEPYVWMVDIHNSTDVERALTAILNQTIEPHLPYEFSCEGMLQRVNILIEKQDFCNKGASWPPLSALRVLKVEANTSCKQACQQAGLICEPAFFPHVNNAKDLLIHGVDCQTSELSDSQLVFPAFNRHRKHCVFQSDPLLFSCVRSDRSLTRICPCRDYIKEQIALCKACI from the exons ATGAGAAAAGTGACAAATACCCTGTGGAGGAGCCTGTGGACGCTCCTAGGCATCGGTGTCATCTGGGTTCTATCTTTATCATATTTCATCCTG AGCGACGCTCACCAGGAGGACGTCGGGGTGACCGGCCCCCACAGGCCGAGGTGGCTCGGCCAAGCGGAGGAACAAAGCCCTAAAG TTACCCTCCCGCCTTCTTTGCGAGACCACCAGCAACAAATACAGTCTCTGCAGATtcagatagaggcagagaaagagaaaggacgGCTGAAGGATGAGATGATTGGTCACCTGCGTTCTGATGAACTCCAACTGCATCAACAAGTGGCTCACATGGAGAAACTCGTGAAGCTacaggaagagaagaaagtCAAGACTG ACTACAGAGAAGAATTCCTGACCCTCCAGATCAAAATGGCAgaggcagaaaaagagaaagaaagactgaAGGATGAGATTATCGAGGACCTGCGTTCTGATAAACTCCAACTGCATCAACACATTGCTCACATGGAGAAACTCATCGAGCTGAAGGCTGTGAAGGAAGAGGATGAAGTCGAGATTG caaaggaACGTTGCTCACTGCCACCTTTGGATGGATTCCCAGACTGTAAAGCAAAATTGGAG TGGATGAAAGTCAGCTGGAGGTCTGATCCTTGCTACAGCCGTTACGGGGTTAACGGctctctctgctccttcctCATCTACCTGAGCGAG ATAGAGTCGTGGTGTCCGCTGCTTCCAGGCCGCGTGATTCCAGCTGATGAGGAAAACCTCGAG GAGGACACTGGACCTGCAGTCGTAAGAGGAAATCTTTCAGATCTGTATTCATCTCTGCAAAAGAGAGTTGAGTTCCGTTGGATCCACCAAAGAATTGTCAGTATGGAAGAGATTTGGGTTGAGGCTGGACGCTCCCTTTCAGCCAAATACAACGTCACAGGGAGGAAAGCTAAACAG ATTCTGGTGTATCCTGGAGCACTAACTTCTGAATCAGGTTTTAGAATAGCCGAGGCAGCATTTAGTGGGGGCCCCCTTGGAGAACTAGTGCAGTGGAGTGACCTCATCTCCACACTATACATCCTGGGTCACCATCTCcacttcagtgtttccaaactcGACCTCAGGCA GTTCCTAGCGTTTGAAGGTAGCTGCCCAACTCGCCATTCAGAAATAGAAGCAAGCCTGATCTATACAGACATTGTCGGTCTCAAACAGATTCAAGAAGTACTAAAGGCATCTAGGGTTAACTACAG ATGTAAGTTGCGCATCTTGGACACTTTCGGAACTGAGCCAGACTTCAATCATGTCACCTGGGCCCAAAAGCACAACCTCAATGGTCCATTTGGTGGACTCAACCTGATCCCAATGCAGTTCTACACCATGTTCC CTCATACACCAGACAACACGTTCCTGGGCTTCGTGGTGCAGCACCAGCTGAGTGCCAAAGAAACTGAGCGGTTGAACTCTACCAAAAGGCAAAACCAGGCCCTTGTGTATGGCAAGAGACACACTTTCTGGGAG GGTAAAGAAGCATATCTGGACGTTATCCACAAGCACATGGAGGTCCATGGGACAGTAGATCACAGCGCTTCAATCCCAAGCTACGTGATAAACCACGGCATCATCAAAGGCTCTGAGGTTCAGGTCCTGTTGAGACAGAGCAAG GTTTTTGTCGGCCTGTCTTTCCCATATGAAGGCCCCGCCCCGTTGGAGGCGATAGCCAATGGATGTGTTTTCCTGAACCCCAAGCTCGACCCCCCACGGAGTAGCCTGAACACACAGTTCTTCAAGGGCAAGCCCAACATCAGAGAG gtgaCATCCCAGAATCCTTATGCCGAGGCCATAGGAGAGCCCTACGTTTGGATGGTAGACATTCACAACTCTACGGACGTAGAGAGAGCGCTCACTGCTATCCTCAATCAGACT ATCGAGCCCCACCTTCCCTACGAGTTCTCTTGTGAAGGAATGCTCCAGCGGGTCAACATCCTGATCGAGAAACAG GACTTCTGTAACAAAGGAGCGAGCTGGCCCCCACTGAGCGCGCTCAGGGTATTGAAGGTGGAGGCAAACACTTCCTGTAAACAGGCGTGCCAGCAGGCCGGGCTGATCTGTGAACCCGCATTCTTTCCCCATGTCAACAACGCCAAGGATCTTTTAAT ccaCGGCGTAGATTGTCAAACTTCGGAGCTCTCTGACAGCCAGTTGGTGTTTCCTGCCTTCAACCGCCACAGAAAACACTGCGTGTTCCAGTCCGACCCGCTGCTCTTCAGCTGCGTGAGATCCGACCGGTCCTTGACCCGCATCTGCCCCTGTAGAGACTATATCAAGGAACAGATAGCGTTATGCAAAGCTTGTATCTAA